From a single Bacillus pumilus genomic region:
- a CDS encoding ABC transporter ATP-binding protein yields the protein MFTIEKLTKTYKNNVTAVKDFHLQIDPHQIVAVAGPNGSGKTTMINCILGIIKHTEGTILLQDVTNDEPSFKKQVAYVPDDLLLPEALTGAEYLDFVSSMYECKTIHRRNQLIELFDMDSALSRPIETYSHGMKKKTQLIAAFMLDSHLVIMDEPFRGLDIEAVINTKKLMKRYAEHHGAILLSTHDMLSAEELCHKIAIISKGNKMDEGTVSDLKEKYLSSTLEQVFLKASMLSDRGAHFDEIINHF from the coding sequence ATGTTTACGATCGAGAAATTAACCAAGACGTATAAAAATAATGTGACTGCTGTCAAAGATTTTCATTTACAGATCGACCCTCATCAAATCGTTGCTGTTGCTGGACCGAATGGTTCCGGTAAAACAACGATGATTAACTGTATACTCGGCATCATTAAGCATACAGAAGGAACGATTCTTTTGCAGGACGTCACAAATGACGAACCATCCTTTAAAAAACAAGTAGCCTATGTTCCAGATGATCTGCTGCTCCCTGAAGCATTGACTGGTGCGGAATATTTAGATTTTGTTTCTTCTATGTATGAATGTAAAACAATTCATAGAAGAAATCAACTAATTGAACTGTTTGATATGGACTCGGCTTTATCAAGACCGATCGAAACCTATTCACATGGGATGAAAAAAAAGACACAGCTGATTGCTGCCTTTATGCTTGATAGTCACTTGGTGATCATGGATGAGCCCTTTAGAGGACTTGATATTGAAGCGGTTATAAACACAAAGAAACTGATGAAGCGTTATGCTGAGCACCATGGTGCGATCTTGCTTTCAACGCATGATATGCTTTCAGCGGAAGAGCTGTGCCACAAAATCGCCATTATTTCTAAAGGAAATAAAATGGATGAAGGGACGGTCTCTGACTTAAAGGAAAAGTATCTATCAAGCACACTGGAACAGGTGTTTCTGAAAGCTTCAATGTTAAGTGATAGGGGTGCACATTTTGATGAAATCATTAATCATTTCTAA
- a CDS encoding PqqD family protein: MIQLLNNKLKIERVPALAPYVTLQKRHLTDTQYGSTLPINESAYQMLTKVDGKRTEASITAELADLFQVDESVISRDFYQLMMGLNQHHLLAIHYQSPYRIVTACCQFFKQYQVKMKERFDCTGHSFLHILGTALLMVTRKIIFFWMLFMVMAGIAFLFIPDPSIAAIAIYFTIIYVGLITGTALHEAAHGYAHRKFAGRDGPQGFFASDMMSVKFVRPVLDPFQKKHVWITLIGPLLPGVIGAAGIIVTVLCLKENPISTGFFIFSITYFIQLLYLLPFMGDGKSIMKQLLLGGMGGQRS; the protein is encoded by the coding sequence ATGATTCAACTTCTTAACAATAAGCTAAAGATTGAGCGGGTACCGGCACTAGCACCATATGTGACCTTACAAAAGAGGCATCTCACGGATACGCAGTATGGAAGCACACTCCCGATCAACGAAAGTGCCTATCAGATGTTAACGAAAGTGGATGGCAAGAGGACAGAAGCGAGTATTACAGCAGAGCTCGCCGATTTGTTTCAGGTCGATGAGTCTGTGATTTCTCGTGACTTTTATCAACTGATGATGGGGCTGAATCAGCATCACTTGCTGGCTATTCATTATCAATCACCATATCGGATTGTGACAGCCTGTTGTCAATTTTTTAAACAGTATCAAGTGAAAATGAAGGAACGATTTGATTGCACTGGTCACTCGTTCCTTCATATTTTGGGGACGGCTTTGCTCATGGTGACGCGTAAAATCATCTTTTTCTGGATGCTTTTCATGGTCATGGCAGGGATCGCTTTTTTATTCATTCCTGACCCGTCAATTGCAGCCATTGCGATTTATTTTACGATTATATATGTTGGGTTGATTACTGGGACCGCCTTGCATGAGGCTGCACACGGCTATGCGCATCGAAAATTTGCTGGACGAGATGGTCCACAAGGCTTTTTTGCGAGTGATATGATGTCTGTGAAATTTGTAAGACCGGTATTAGATCCGTTTCAGAAGAAGCATGTATGGATTACGCTGATTGGGCCGCTTCTCCCTGGTGTGATCGGGGCAGCCGGCATCATTGTGACCGTATTATGTCTGAAAGAAAATCCAATCTCGACAGGCTTCTTTATTTTTTCAATCACGTATTTTATTCAATTACTCTATCTTCTTCCGTTTATGGGGGATGGTAAATCCATTATGAAGCAGCTATTGCTTGGAGGAATGGGGGGACAACGATCATGA
- the queG gene encoding tRNA epoxyqueuosine(34) reductase QueG, which yields MHVGELKEELIQYAKEIGVDKIRFASADTFDSLKDRLILHESLGYLSGFEEPDIEKRTNPSLLLPKAKSIVAIALAYPSKMKDAPRSTKDERRGIFCRASWGTDYHVVLKKKLDMLEEFLRSKHVDIRTKSMVDTGELSDRAVAERAGIGFSAKNCMIITPEFGSYVYLAEMITNVPFEPDEKIEDQCGTCNKCVDSCPTGALVNPGQLNSQRCISFLTQTKGFLPDEFRSKIGNRLYGCDTCQIVCPINKGKDFHLHPEMEPDPEIAKPLLKPLLTISNREFKEKYGHVSGSWRGKKPIQRNAILALAHFKDTSALPVLIELMHKDPRPVIRGTAAWAIGKMGDEQQLPELEKALERESDEEAKQEIVKGIDFLQTPLNTK from the coding sequence ATTCATGTTGGAGAATTAAAAGAAGAATTGATTCAATATGCGAAAGAAATTGGTGTCGATAAAATTCGATTTGCAAGTGCTGATACATTTGATTCATTAAAGGACCGCCTCATCTTACATGAATCGTTAGGGTATTTGTCAGGTTTTGAAGAGCCTGATATTGAAAAGCGAACAAACCCTTCTTTGCTGCTTCCGAAGGCTAAATCAATTGTTGCGATAGCGCTCGCGTATCCTTCCAAAATGAAAGATGCTCCTCGAAGTACAAAGGATGAAAGAAGAGGAATCTTTTGCCGGGCATCTTGGGGAACGGACTATCATGTTGTGCTGAAAAAAAAGCTCGATATGCTCGAAGAATTTTTGCGAAGCAAACATGTCGATATACGGACAAAATCAATGGTGGACACAGGGGAACTGTCTGATCGCGCGGTAGCGGAACGCGCTGGCATAGGTTTTAGTGCAAAGAACTGTATGATTATCACACCAGAGTTTGGATCTTATGTGTATTTAGCAGAAATGATCACAAATGTCCCCTTTGAACCGGATGAGAAAATTGAAGACCAGTGCGGGACGTGTAATAAATGTGTAGATTCGTGTCCAACTGGTGCACTTGTGAATCCTGGACAACTGAATTCCCAGCGATGTATTTCCTTTTTAACGCAGACTAAAGGGTTTTTGCCTGACGAATTTCGTTCGAAAATAGGCAATCGCTTATATGGGTGTGATACGTGCCAAATCGTCTGTCCGATCAATAAAGGAAAGGATTTTCATTTGCACCCTGAAATGGAGCCGGATCCTGAAATTGCGAAGCCACTCTTAAAGCCGCTTCTTACAATCAGCAATCGTGAATTTAAGGAAAAATACGGTCACGTTTCAGGTTCATGGCGGGGAAAAAAGCCGATTCAGCGAAATGCGATTTTGGCACTCGCTCACTTTAAAGATACATCTGCTTTACCTGTGTTAATTGAGTTAATGCACAAAGATCCACGTCCTGTTATTCGAGGCACGGCTGCTTGGGCGATTGGGAAAATGGGCGACGAACAGCAGCTCCCAGAGCTTGAAAAAGCCCTTGAGCGTGAAAGTGATGAGGAAGCGAAACAAGAAATTGTCAAAGGGATTGATTTCTTACAGACACCTTTAAATACTAAATAA
- a CDS encoding amidase domain-containing protein, translated as MKQLLEQTLEDRLEYLLNGNVIKQPQLLSDVEAVERKKELFARRQVEIVKAKAKTKLLNSSIQDDGAQHVQYLAHVTYVCKDVDDSFYLEEQVEKREAFLYNDMLVKDRVMLEKRQIEELVDERLQTEEQFGRAFHYDRRAAVQYAETYWNKRNPAYKNFEDNCTNFISQCLKAGNAPTRGYPNRGSGWWVRPHTWSYSWTVAHSMKNYLANSKAGLRAKKLKEAQELQIGDVICYDFEGDGRYNHTTIVVDHDKGGMPLVNAQTYDCRMRYWSYEDSTAYTPAIRYMFFHILDDAAKDS; from the coding sequence GTGAAACAATTATTAGAGCAAACATTAGAAGACAGGCTTGAGTATTTATTAAATGGGAACGTCATAAAACAGCCGCAGCTCTTGTCTGATGTGGAAGCAGTCGAACGGAAAAAAGAGCTTTTTGCTAGAAGACAGGTGGAGATTGTTAAGGCGAAAGCTAAAACAAAGCTCCTTAATTCATCGATTCAGGATGATGGGGCTCAGCATGTGCAGTACCTTGCTCATGTCACTTACGTATGCAAGGACGTTGACGATTCTTTTTATTTAGAGGAACAAGTAGAAAAAAGAGAAGCGTTCCTTTATAACGACATGCTTGTGAAAGATCGGGTGATGCTAGAAAAGCGGCAAATAGAAGAGCTGGTGGATGAGCGCCTTCAAACTGAGGAACAGTTCGGGAGAGCCTTTCACTATGACCGGCGAGCAGCTGTGCAATATGCGGAGACGTATTGGAATAAACGAAATCCAGCTTATAAAAATTTTGAAGATAACTGCACAAATTTTATCTCACAATGCTTGAAAGCAGGGAATGCGCCAACGAGAGGGTATCCGAACCGTGGGTCTGGCTGGTGGGTGCGTCCGCATACGTGGAGCTATAGCTGGACGGTGGCTCATTCGATGAAAAATTATTTAGCGAATTCGAAAGCAGGTTTAAGAGCAAAGAAACTGAAAGAAGCACAGGAGCTCCAAATCGGTGATGTCATTTGCTACGATTTTGAGGGGGATGGCAGGTATAATCATACAACCATTGTCGTCGACCATGATAAAGGCGGAATGCCTCTTGTGAATGCTCAGACATATGACTGCCGCATGCGATATTGGTCATATGAGGATTCGACTGCCTATACACCTGCTATCCGTTATATGTTTTTTCACATTTTGGACGATGCCGCGAAGGATAGTTAA
- the trmL gene encoding tRNA (uridine(34)/cytosine(34)/5-carboxymethylaminomethyluridine(34)-2'-O)-methyltransferase TrmL, which produces MGLHVVLYQPEIPANTGNIARTCAATNTTLHLIRPLGFSTDDKMLKRAGLDYWKYANVVYHDSLDELFEAHPKGQFFYITKFGQKPHTTFDYSQVDEDYFFVFGRETSGLPKDLIERNMDRCLRLPMTEHVRSLNLSNTAAILVYEALRQQQYRNLI; this is translated from the coding sequence TTGGGACTTCATGTCGTTTTATATCAACCAGAGATTCCAGCTAATACTGGAAATATTGCGCGTACATGTGCAGCAACAAATACAACTCTTCATCTGATTCGTCCGCTCGGTTTTTCGACAGATGACAAAATGCTGAAGCGTGCAGGACTTGATTATTGGAAATATGCCAATGTCGTCTATCATGATTCGCTTGATGAATTGTTTGAGGCACATCCGAAGGGACAATTCTTCTATATCACAAAATTCGGCCAAAAGCCGCATACAACATTTGATTACTCTCAAGTAGATGAAGATTACTTCTTCGTTTTTGGCAGAGAGACAAGTGGACTGCCAAAAGATTTGATTGAACGAAATATGGACCGCTGTCTCCGTTTACCGATGACAGAGCATGTTCGTTCCCTGAATCTATCGAATACAGCAGCGATTCTTGTGTATGAGGCACTTCGCCAGCAGCAATATCGAAATCTGATATAA
- a CDS encoding PrkA family serine protein kinase codes for MDILKKIEQHREEEQRLKWEGTFSDYLDIIKANPLVAQSAHSRVYHMIKDSGVEEENGVRTYKFFDQELFGLEESLERLVEEYFHPAAKRLDVRKRILLLMGPVSGGKSTLVTRLKRGLEEYSLTDHGAVYAIKGCPMHEDPLHLIPQNLREDFYREYGIRVQGNLSPLNMMRLEEEYGGRIEDVRVERIFFSEDKRTGIGTFSPSDPKSQDIADLTGSIDFSTIAEFGSESDPRAYRFDGELNKANRGMMEFQEMLKCDEKFLWHLLSLTQEGNFKAGRFALISADELIVAHTNETEYRSFISNKKNEALHSRIIVMPIPYNLKVTEEERIYHKMISESDVADVHIAPHTLKVAAMFSILTRLKEPKRSDIDLVKKMRLYDGESVEGFQSADIDEMKKEFHDEGMSGIDPRYVINRISSTIIRKNMESINALDVLRSLKEGLDQHPSISSEDRDRYLNFISVARKEYDDIAKKEVQKAFVYSYEESAKTLMDNYLDNVEAYCNKNKLRDPLTGEEMNPDEKLMRSIEEQIGISENAKKAFREEILIRISAYARKGKRFDYNSHERLREAIQKKLFADLKDVVKITTSTKTPDEQQLKKVNEVVARLIDEHGYNSTSANELLKYVGSLLNR; via the coding sequence ATGGATATTTTAAAGAAAATTGAACAGCACAGAGAAGAAGAGCAGCGTCTCAAATGGGAGGGCACATTCAGCGATTATTTAGACATTATTAAAGCAAATCCACTTGTCGCTCAATCTGCTCATTCTCGCGTTTATCATATGATTAAGGACAGCGGGGTTGAAGAGGAGAATGGGGTCAGAACCTACAAATTTTTTGATCAGGAGCTTTTTGGGCTAGAGGAATCATTGGAACGGTTAGTGGAGGAATATTTTCATCCTGCTGCCAAACGGCTCGATGTGAGGAAGCGTATTTTGTTATTAATGGGACCAGTAAGCGGAGGGAAATCTACGCTTGTCACTAGACTGAAAAGAGGACTAGAAGAATATTCACTGACAGATCATGGCGCAGTTTATGCGATCAAAGGCTGCCCTATGCATGAAGACCCGCTTCATCTCATTCCGCAAAATCTGCGGGAGGATTTTTATAGAGAATATGGTATTCGTGTGCAGGGGAATTTGTCGCCTCTGAATATGATGAGGCTTGAAGAGGAGTACGGCGGCCGAATTGAGGATGTAAGGGTAGAGCGGATCTTTTTCTCAGAGGATAAACGAACCGGTATTGGAACCTTTAGTCCATCTGATCCGAAATCTCAGGATATTGCCGATTTAACAGGCAGCATTGATTTTTCAACGATTGCTGAATTTGGATCAGAGTCAGACCCGCGTGCCTACCGCTTTGATGGAGAACTTAATAAAGCAAACCGAGGGATGATGGAGTTTCAAGAGATGTTAAAGTGTGATGAGAAATTCCTATGGCATCTTCTTTCATTAACGCAAGAAGGAAATTTTAAAGCTGGTCGTTTTGCCTTGATTAGTGCAGATGAATTGATCGTTGCTCATACGAATGAAACCGAGTACCGGTCGTTTATTTCAAATAAAAAGAACGAGGCGCTGCATTCAAGAATTATTGTGATGCCGATTCCTTATAACTTGAAGGTGACGGAGGAAGAGCGTATTTATCATAAAATGATTTCAGAAAGTGATGTCGCAGATGTGCATATTGCCCCGCATACGCTGAAGGTGGCAGCGATGTTCTCCATTTTAACTAGACTCAAAGAGCCGAAGCGTTCTGATATTGATTTGGTGAAAAAAATGCGTCTATATGACGGAGAAAGTGTCGAAGGCTTTCAATCTGCTGATATTGATGAGATGAAAAAGGAATTTCATGATGAAGGGATGAGCGGAATTGATCCACGGTATGTGATTAACCGCATTTCCTCCACTATTATTCGAAAGAATATGGAATCGATCAATGCGCTGGATGTCCTTCGATCGTTAAAAGAAGGGCTTGATCAGCATCCGTCGATCTCCAGCGAGGACCGGGATCGTTATTTGAATTTTATTTCTGTCGCGCGAAAAGAATACGATGATATTGCGAAGAAGGAAGTTCAAAAGGCATTTGTGTATTCATATGAGGAGTCTGCGAAAACGCTCATGGATAATTACTTAGATAATGTCGAGGCATACTGCAACAAAAATAAATTGCGAGATCCGTTAACCGGTGAAGAAATGAATCCTGATGAAAAACTCATGCGTTCAATTGAGGAGCAGATTGGGATTTCTGAAAATGCTAAAAAGGCATTTAGAGAGGAAATTTTGATTCGCATTTCGGCTTATGCAAGGAAGGGGAAGCGCTTTGATTATAATTCTCATGAGAGATTACGGGAGGCGATTCAGAAGAAGCTGTTTGCTGACCTAAAAGATGTAGTGAAAATTACGACATCGACGAAAACACCGGATGAACAGCAGTTGAAGAAGGTGAATGAGGTAGTGGCTAGATTAATTGATGAACATGGCTATAATTCAACAAGTGCAAATGAACTTTTAAAATATGTAGGCAGTCTTCTGAATCGTTAA